In a single window of the Gemmatimonadota bacterium genome:
- a CDS encoding lipoate--protein ligase family protein: MTRFVWSDLTPRPAWQQMALDHALLDRAERDGTTVLRLYRWDLPSISFGANEAATRSWDRDRLERDAVPCVRRPTGGRAVWHAPDDLTYAVTGRLADFGGLKAAYQSIHERFAARLSGIGLDATLAPAPSSIPGLEAGACFDVAVGGEILSGERKVVGSAQVVQGMALLQHGAVARADRLPLLERYRISNRSEPAKAPVADLPPVQILAMALLRDWVDDGAEHAPDELTAWAEEATVKHLRYRSPAWTWRR; encoded by the coding sequence ATGACGCGTTTTGTCTGGTCCGACCTGACCCCCCGCCCCGCCTGGCAGCAGATGGCCCTGGACCATGCCCTGCTCGACCGGGCGGAACGCGATGGAACCACCGTGCTCCGCCTCTATCGGTGGGACCTCCCCAGCATCTCCTTCGGCGCCAACGAGGCGGCGACCCGGAGTTGGGACCGGGACCGACTCGAGCGCGACGCCGTCCCCTGCGTCCGGCGGCCAACCGGCGGGCGGGCAGTCTGGCACGCCCCCGACGACCTGACCTACGCCGTGACCGGCCGGCTGGCCGACTTCGGCGGCCTCAAGGCCGCGTATCAGTCGATCCACGAGCGATTCGCGGCGCGGCTCTCCGGCATCGGCCTCGACGCGACCCTGGCGCCAGCACCGAGTTCGATCCCCGGCCTCGAGGCCGGCGCCTGTTTTGATGTCGCCGTCGGGGGCGAAATCCTCAGTGGCGAGCGGAAGGTCGTGGGTTCGGCCCAGGTCGTGCAGGGCATGGCGCTGCTCCAGCACGGCGCCGTCGCCCGGGCCGACCGCCTGCCGTTGCTGGAGCGCTACCGAATCAGCAACCGCTCGGAGCCAGCGAAGGCGCCGGTCGCGGACCTCCCGCCAGTGCAGATTCTGGCGATGGCCCTGCTGCGCGACTGGGTCGACGACGGGGCCGAGCACGCGCCGGATGAGTTGACGGCGTGGGCCGAAGAGGCCACCGTGAAGCATCTGCGGTACCGCAGTCCAGCCTGGACGTGGCGCCGCTGA
- a CDS encoding dephospho-CoA kinase produces MALTGNIAAGKSTVAQLLRSWGAVLFDADEAVRVLQRPGSGVFAAIVAHFGGGVVRADGGLDRVALRDRILADPAERAALEAIVHPAVDARRIAAQEAAAAAGAAVFVADIPLLFESADPSAYDGVILVDAPAGERRRRLINARRLSPLDADRLIAAQMPAAAKRALATWIIDNDADRATLVARTRAVWDAVTS; encoded by the coding sequence ATCGCCCTCACGGGCAACATCGCCGCCGGCAAGTCCACCGTCGCCCAGCTGCTTCGCAGTTGGGGGGCCGTCCTCTTCGATGCGGACGAGGCGGTCCGCGTGCTGCAGCGTCCCGGCAGCGGCGTCTTCGCCGCGATCGTCGCGCACTTCGGCGGCGGCGTGGTCCGGGCCGACGGCGGCCTCGATCGCGTGGCGTTGCGCGACCGCATCCTCGCGGATCCGGCCGAACGCGCGGCGCTCGAGGCGATCGTGCATCCCGCCGTGGACGCGCGGCGCATCGCGGCGCAGGAGGCCGCGGCCGCGGCGGGGGCGGCGGTGTTCGTCGCGGACATCCCGCTGCTCTTCGAGTCGGCTGATCCGAGCGCCTACGACGGGGTGATCCTCGTCGATGCCCCGGCCGGGGAACGTCGGCGGCGGCTCATCAACGCGCGGCGGCTCTCGCCACTCGACGCCGACCGCCTCATCGCCGCGCAGATGCCCGCCGCTGCCAAACGGGCGCTCGCCACCTGGATCATCGATAACGACGCCGACCGGGCCACGCTGGTGGCGCGGACTCGAGCCGTCTGGGATGCCGTGACGTCATGA
- a CDS encoding thymidine kinase has translation MTLHHRSGRLEVVAGVMFSGKSEELIRRVRRALIARRRVRVFKSHLDQRYEGLFKVSSHTGITCEAAPIDRSDEILRLTGDPAEVDVVAVDEAQFLDAGIVEVATHLAERGVQVILAGTDTDFRGEPFGMMGHLMAIAEDVTKLQAICVVCGDLACRNQRLVNGRPASWNSPIVMVGGADSYEARCRRCFQVPRRDEDQVPLL, from the coding sequence ATGACTCTCCACCATCGGTCCGGACGCCTCGAAGTCGTTGCCGGCGTCATGTTCAGCGGCAAGAGCGAAGAGCTCATCCGGCGGGTCCGCCGGGCCCTCATCGCCCGGCGCCGTGTCCGCGTCTTCAAGTCCCATCTCGATCAGCGTTACGAGGGGTTGTTCAAGGTGTCATCCCATACCGGCATCACCTGCGAAGCCGCGCCAATAGACCGTTCCGACGAGATCCTCCGGTTGACCGGCGATCCCGCCGAGGTCGACGTCGTGGCCGTCGACGAGGCGCAATTCCTCGATGCCGGGATCGTGGAAGTCGCCACCCATCTGGCCGAGCGGGGGGTGCAGGTGATCCTCGCCGGGACCGACACCGACTTCCGCGGCGAGCCCTTCGGGATGATGGGCCACCTGATGGCCATCGCCGAGGATGTCACCAAGTTGCAGGCCATTTGCGTCGTCTGCGGCGACCTGGCCTGCCGGAACCAACGGCTCGTGAACGGCCGTCCGGCCAGCTGGAACTCGCCGATCGTGATGGTGGGTGGGGCCGACAGTTACGAGGCGCGGTGCCGTCGCTGTTTCCAGGTCCCCCGGCGCGACGAGGATCAGGTGCCGTTGCTGTGA
- a CDS encoding HU family DNA-binding protein — protein sequence MNKMELIEAVAKALDTSKAHAGEIVDLFFSTEGLIAKELKKGGAVALTGFGSFEVRKRAAREGRNPQTGATIKIKASKVPAFRPGKGLKDLVNKAK from the coding sequence ATGAACAAGATGGAGCTCATCGAGGCGGTCGCGAAGGCCCTCGACACCTCGAAGGCGCACGCTGGCGAAATCGTCGACCTCTTCTTCTCGACCGAAGGGCTGATCGCGAAGGAACTGAAGAAGGGCGGCGCCGTGGCGCTGACCGGCTTCGGCAGCTTCGAAGTTCGCAAGCGGGCCGCGCGTGAAGGCCGCAATCCGCAGACTGGCGCCACGATCAAGATCAAGGCCTCGAAGGTTCCGGCGTTCCGTCCGGGCAAGGGCCTCAAGGATCTCGTCAACAAGGCCAAGTAA
- a CDS encoding DbpA RNA binding domain-containing protein, translating to MGRLTIEGPVTDLAEWQVASAVAAGMEQLGWQADDASVRELMPPILRGTSVVAVLPPSPAWAAPVAAALASAAQEQGGRVLVLTAPALVAEWGATFSAVAGGAGVRIEAARGPARAARRLKADALDVLIASPETALALHTRSALVTDRISAVVLAWPEGWDSDEALLVLLQDLPKDAQRIVLTADAGRSADLVERYARRAAVFGVPAEEADQTPVAAVRTLPTPWAGRAAAVAALLEATDPHRVSIWTVDRRDHALLTAALGGLADDVSLCARSMPESGSVICYDPPTLVELRTLATAGEVTLLVPPGTEVHTARLAATRRPVITESATTSLLQRDAALRSDIVARIADGVDAAALYALGPLFERHEPQHVAAALFRLWQDDVRAKRPADAAPVSTQTAVGGVHTTRVWIGVGKKDEATVGDIVAVLAREVGLDRSLIGRVDLRDAFTLVEVPQSEAERVALKLVGLTVRKRKLSARVDRGPSAPTGGARGGGGGGFGGPRGGSGGGRPPFKPRS from the coding sequence ATGGGACGATTGACAATCGAGGGACCGGTGACGGATTTGGCGGAGTGGCAGGTGGCGTCGGCCGTGGCGGCTGGCATGGAGCAATTGGGCTGGCAGGCCGACGACGCGTCGGTGCGGGAGCTGATGCCCCCGATCCTTCGGGGAACGAGCGTGGTGGCGGTCCTGCCGCCCTCTCCGGCCTGGGCTGCCCCTGTGGCGGCCGCCCTCGCGAGCGCGGCGCAGGAGCAGGGCGGGCGGGTGCTCGTGCTGACGGCGCCGGCCTTGGTGGCCGAATGGGGTGCGACCTTCTCGGCGGTGGCTGGCGGGGCCGGCGTCCGCATCGAGGCGGCTCGCGGGCCCGCCCGCGCCGCCCGGCGGCTCAAGGCCGATGCCCTCGACGTGCTGATCGCCTCACCCGAGACCGCACTCGCCCTGCATACCCGCTCGGCGCTCGTCACCGATCGGATTTCTGCGGTCGTGCTCGCGTGGCCCGAGGGATGGGACTCCGACGAGGCGCTGCTGGTGTTGCTGCAGGACCTCCCCAAGGATGCCCAGCGGATCGTCTTGACGGCGGATGCGGGACGCAGCGCCGACCTGGTCGAGCGCTATGCGCGCCGCGCCGCCGTCTTCGGCGTGCCGGCCGAAGAGGCCGACCAGACCCCGGTGGCTGCCGTGCGCACGCTGCCCACGCCGTGGGCGGGTCGTGCCGCGGCCGTCGCGGCATTGCTCGAAGCGACTGACCCCCACCGGGTCAGCATCTGGACCGTCGATCGCCGCGACCACGCCCTGCTGACAGCAGCGCTGGGTGGGTTGGCCGACGATGTCTCCCTTTGTGCCCGCAGCATGCCGGAGAGCGGCAGCGTGATCTGCTACGACCCGCCGACACTGGTGGAGCTGCGCACCCTGGCGACGGCCGGCGAAGTGACGCTCCTGGTGCCGCCGGGCACCGAGGTCCACACGGCGCGCCTCGCGGCGACCCGCCGCCCGGTCATCACCGAGTCCGCGACCACGTCCCTGCTGCAGCGGGACGCGGCACTCCGCTCCGATATCGTGGCGCGGATTGCCGACGGGGTCGATGCCGCCGCGCTCTACGCCCTCGGCCCGCTCTTCGAGCGTCACGAGCCGCAGCATGTCGCGGCGGCGCTCTTCCGTCTCTGGCAGGACGATGTGCGGGCCAAGCGCCCGGCGGACGCCGCGCCGGTGTCGACCCAGACGGCGGTCGGTGGGGTCCACACGACGCGGGTCTGGATTGGCGTCGGCAAGAAGGACGAGGCCACCGTCGGGGACATTGTCGCCGTCCTGGCGCGGGAAGTCGGACTCGATCGGTCGCTGATCGGCCGCGTCGACCTGCGCGATGCGTTCACCTTGGTCGAAGTGCCGCAGTCGGAGGCGGAGCGAGTTGCGCTCAAGCTGGTCGGGCTGACGGTGCGGAAGCGGAAGCTGTCGGCGAGAGTTGATCGGGGACCGTCGGCACCGACCGGTGGCGCGCGCGGCGGCGGTGGTGGGGGCTTCGGCGGGCCGCGCGGCGGCAGTGGCGGCGGCCGCCCGCCGTTCAAGCCGAGGAGCTGA
- a CDS encoding pyridoxal phosphate-dependent aminotransferase translates to MRFVPSANLAHLKASETVAISNEAKRRKAAGEDVLDLGVGEPDFNTPALVAQAGIDAIQAGKTRYPPNVGTIELRRAIAGALSTMSAGRAVDPERLVVSNGSKQSLFNTCFSLFGPGDEVMIPSPAWVSYPQIVHLCRATPVMIPGDPEWGLKVAVSDLEKFRTPKTRGLIICSPCNPTGAVYTGAELRAIAAWAGEHNIWLISDEIYRRINYGVGPAASLFDLDDATLDRAIVIYGASKAYAMTGWRIGAAYAPVEVAKAMAALQTHMTTGANHPAMWAATTAFASPEVDKEVDRMVAAFRRRRDYLVARFSDRLPGVEFVEPHGAFYLFFRVDGLAPGLTGTRFCERVMQEEGVALVPGAAFGDDRWARLSYSVSDAELESACDRIERLVAKLAAEQPAIA, encoded by the coding sequence ATGCGCTTCGTGCCCTCCGCCAATCTCGCCCACCTGAAGGCCTCCGAGACCGTTGCCATCAGCAACGAAGCGAAGCGCCGGAAGGCTGCGGGCGAGGACGTCCTCGACCTGGGGGTGGGCGAACCGGACTTCAACACGCCGGCGCTGGTCGCCCAGGCGGGGATTGACGCGATCCAGGCGGGGAAGACGCGATATCCCCCGAACGTCGGCACGATCGAGCTGCGCCGGGCCATCGCCGGGGCGCTCTCCACGATGAGCGCCGGTCGCGCGGTCGACCCCGAGCGGCTGGTGGTCAGCAACGGCTCCAAGCAGTCGCTTTTCAATACCTGCTTCAGCCTCTTCGGTCCTGGCGACGAGGTGATGATCCCGTCGCCGGCGTGGGTGTCGTATCCGCAGATCGTGCACCTCTGTCGCGCGACTCCGGTGATGATCCCCGGCGATCCCGAGTGGGGTCTCAAGGTCGCCGTGTCGGACCTTGAGAAATTCCGCACACCGAAGACGCGCGGCCTGATCATCTGCTCGCCGTGCAACCCGACCGGCGCGGTCTACACCGGGGCAGAGTTGCGGGCGATCGCGGCCTGGGCCGGCGAGCACAACATCTGGTTGATCAGCGACGAGATCTACCGGCGCATCAACTATGGCGTCGGGCCCGCCGCCTCGCTCTTCGACCTTGACGATGCCACGCTCGATCGCGCGATCGTGATCTACGGCGCCTCGAAGGCCTACGCGATGACCGGTTGGCGCATCGGCGCGGCGTACGCGCCGGTCGAGGTCGCCAAGGCGATGGCCGCACTGCAGACGCACATGACCACCGGCGCCAATCATCCCGCGATGTGGGCGGCGACCACCGCCTTCGCCTCGCCCGAGGTGGACAAGGAAGTCGATCGGATGGTCGCGGCCTTCCGCCGTCGGCGGGACTACCTCGTGGCACGCTTCAGCGACCGACTCCCGGGGGTCGAATTCGTCGAGCCGCATGGGGCGTTCTACCTCTTCTTTCGGGTCGACGGTCTCGCTCCCGGCCTGACCGGGACGCGCTTCTGCGAGCGCGTCATGCAGGAGGAAGGTGTGGCGCTGGTGCCGGGCGCCGCCTTCGGTGACGATCGCTGGGCCCGCCTCTCGTATTCCGTCTCCGATGCCGAACTCGAGAGCGCCTGCGATCGCATCGAGCGGCTCGTCGCGAAGCTGGCGGCCGAGCAACCGGCGATCGCCTGA
- a CDS encoding ATP-binding protein, with protein MTLLGRVVATELRPSTPHQFHFWTAADAVLGIGAIVRVEGEGRVVFGVVTEGFAYADLARPLDAVIGADGDPAQAGREPTLRAEIRLWSAAVLRQLPEEPMQPVPFGAVTAASDADVQVALRMDAYVRPGASTGIPIGVYTGGGLSAPVFLDADFLLGPEAAHLNITGVSGLATKTSAVNFLLTSLFETFPTSKGSVAAICFNVKGPDLCFLDQAAPLGEADLALYHRLGLHPAPFTDVTVFAPYKADGVNLNTLRSNPAITDRVEPLVWGLREVLDYAEVLLNRDDVDAKAGAFIDFLAERVVGRKFEAEELRGAPFEVMTFADLDEFFRAIFDYLEVKSRGSEVWRTHHAATIRKVRNRLGNIATRSKGLVTDDGPANDLPWGAFRDRSVTVVDVAGVDPLAQDLVFARVISKLREHLERRDLGVDHVVVFVDELNKYAPIDGPETYVKKMLLDLSERGRYLGLVLFSAQQFRSQVLRRVTGNAGTTVYGRMDSDELALPGYATFSPAVKAKLAALSKGELLVRHPHFTQPVFVRFPRPASLSGREGIERFPPAADLPFADAVIQRLRALDPVIGGDAVRAAIEGRPEHEVRRALGATTQRRPDDVIAFFRGCLRRSIASESTAPPRGVTPLARDDADPFSPY; from the coding sequence ATGACACTGCTTGGCCGAGTGGTCGCGACCGAACTGCGGCCCAGCACCCCGCATCAATTTCATTTCTGGACCGCGGCCGACGCGGTGCTCGGCATCGGTGCGATCGTCCGGGTCGAGGGCGAAGGGCGCGTGGTCTTCGGCGTGGTGACCGAGGGCTTCGCCTACGCCGACCTGGCCCGCCCGCTCGACGCGGTGATCGGCGCCGACGGCGATCCGGCGCAGGCGGGTCGGGAGCCCACGCTCCGCGCGGAGATCCGCCTCTGGAGTGCCGCGGTGCTGCGCCAGCTCCCCGAGGAGCCGATGCAACCGGTGCCGTTCGGCGCCGTCACCGCCGCGAGCGATGCCGATGTCCAGGTGGCGCTCCGCATGGACGCGTACGTCCGCCCCGGCGCGTCGACCGGCATTCCGATCGGGGTGTACACGGGCGGTGGACTCTCCGCGCCAGTCTTCCTCGATGCCGACTTCCTGCTCGGGCCGGAGGCGGCGCACCTCAACATCACCGGCGTCTCCGGCCTCGCGACCAAGACGAGCGCCGTCAACTTCCTGCTGACCTCGCTCTTCGAGACCTTCCCGACCAGCAAGGGGAGCGTCGCGGCGATCTGCTTCAACGTGAAGGGGCCAGACCTCTGTTTCCTCGATCAGGCCGCGCCGCTCGGCGAGGCGGACCTCGCGCTCTATCATCGCCTCGGTCTGCACCCCGCGCCATTCACGGACGTGACGGTCTTCGCCCCGTACAAGGCCGACGGCGTCAACCTCAACACGCTGCGCAGCAACCCGGCGATCACCGATCGGGTCGAGCCACTGGTCTGGGGGCTGCGCGAGGTGCTCGACTACGCCGAGGTGCTGCTCAACCGCGATGATGTCGATGCGAAGGCAGGTGCCTTCATCGATTTCCTCGCCGAGCGGGTCGTCGGGCGGAAGTTCGAGGCGGAGGAGCTGCGCGGTGCACCGTTCGAGGTGATGACCTTCGCAGACCTCGACGAGTTCTTCCGCGCGATCTTCGACTACCTCGAGGTGAAGTCACGCGGCAGCGAGGTCTGGCGCACGCACCACGCGGCCACCATCCGCAAGGTGCGCAACCGCCTCGGCAACATTGCCACGCGCTCGAAAGGGCTCGTCACCGACGACGGCCCCGCGAATGACCTGCCGTGGGGCGCCTTCCGCGATCGCTCGGTGACGGTCGTCGACGTGGCGGGTGTCGATCCGCTCGCCCAGGATCTCGTCTTCGCGCGGGTCATCTCGAAGCTGCGCGAACACCTCGAGCGCCGCGATCTCGGTGTCGATCATGTCGTGGTCTTCGTCGACGAGCTCAACAAGTACGCACCGATCGACGGCCCCGAGACGTACGTCAAGAAGATGTTGCTGGACCTCTCCGAACGCGGCCGGTACCTTGGTCTGGTGCTCTTCTCGGCGCAGCAGTTCCGTTCGCAGGTGTTGCGTCGCGTCACCGGCAACGCGGGGACCACCGTCTATGGACGGATGGACAGCGATGAACTGGCGCTCCCGGGCTATGCCACCTTCTCGCCGGCCGTGAAGGCCAAGCTCGCCGCCCTCTCGAAGGGTGAATTGCTGGTGCGTCATCCGCACTTCACCCAGCCGGTCTTCGTGCGCTTTCCGCGCCCGGCGTCTTTGTCGGGGCGTGAAGGAATCGAACGATTCCCGCCAGCGGCGGACCTCCCCTTCGCCGATGCCGTGATCCAGCGACTGCGGGCGCTCGACCCCGTGATCGGCGGCGACGCCGTCCGCGCGGCGATCGAGGGCCGTCCGGAACACGAAGTGCGCCGCGCCCTCGGCGCGACCACGCAGCGCCGACCGGACGACGTCATCGCGTTCTTCCGTGGTTGCCTGCGCCGCAGCATCGCGTCCGAGTCGACCGCGCCTCCGCGTGGCGTCACCCCACTGGCGCGTGACGACGCCGATCCCTTCTCTCCGTACTAG